In Deinococcus maricopensis DSM 21211, one genomic interval encodes:
- a CDS encoding PrsW family intramembrane metalloprotease, translating into MEIVTILTASVLPTAFWLWLFVRRDMYPEPAWLLARTFAWGMVAWVVAAALEIGLQSGRAPLVALLLAAVTEETAKWMAASTAEREREFDEPMDGLVYAVTAALGFALLENLTYGLRFGAQVAVWHGVVTSLAHALFSAPIGYALARVRFGGPRRWRVWALGISVTLHLSFNGLLTGGAGLEQFLALAAVLALMGVLAGRLYRRLGRP; encoded by the coding sequence ATGGAGATCGTCACGATCCTGACGGCGTCGGTGCTCCCGACGGCGTTCTGGTTGTGGCTGTTCGTGCGGCGCGACATGTACCCGGAGCCGGCGTGGTTACTGGCGCGCACGTTCGCGTGGGGCATGGTGGCGTGGGTGGTCGCGGCGGCGCTGGAGATCGGGCTGCAGTCGGGCCGCGCGCCGCTCGTGGCGTTGCTGCTGGCGGCGGTGACCGAGGAAACCGCGAAGTGGATGGCGGCCAGCACCGCCGAGCGTGAACGCGAGTTCGACGAGCCCATGGACGGGCTGGTCTACGCGGTGACGGCGGCGCTGGGGTTCGCGTTGCTGGAGAATCTGACGTACGGGTTGCGATTCGGGGCGCAGGTGGCGGTGTGGCACGGCGTGGTCACGAGCCTCGCGCACGCGCTGTTCAGCGCGCCGATCGGGTACGCGCTGGCGCGCGTGCGGTTCGGCGGGCCGCGGCGGTGGCGGGTGTGGGCGCTCGGCATCAGCGTGACGCTGCACCTGAGCTTCAATGGACTGCTGACCGGCGGGGCGGGACTGGAGCAGTTCCTGGCGCTCGCGGCCGTGCTGGCACTGATGGGGGTCCTCGCCGGTCGTTTATATAGGCGGCTCGGGCGTCCCTGA
- a CDS encoding ABC transporter permease, with product MTTTASPTPAAPRVQSRSMLQTGLRRLRKHKAAMFSLTVIALLLLMAVFAPFIAPYDPNTQDLGGFFAPPSAKHLIGQDELGRDLLSRIIYGSRVSLMVGFAVAFISIFIGTLMGLLAGFFGGRTDTLISRFIEIMLSLPGIPLQLVISGLFVSSDAPFIQNLRSNLGATSSVVIIISIFSLLGWMGTARLVRGEVLRLKNLEYVDAARALGASNNRIMWRHLVPNLFAIIIVQATIDVGAAILGEAALSFLGFGIQPPVSTWGNMLSNAQEVVLQYPWIPFYPGLAILLTVLSFNFLGDGLRDAFDPRSRL from the coding sequence ATGACCACGACTGCCTCACCCACGCCCGCCGCGCCCCGCGTGCAGAGCCGCTCCATGCTGCAGACCGGCCTGCGGCGCCTGCGCAAGCACAAGGCCGCCATGTTCAGCCTGACGGTCATTGCACTGCTGCTCCTGATGGCGGTGTTCGCGCCGTTCATTGCGCCGTACGATCCGAACACGCAGGACCTGGGTGGGTTCTTTGCGCCGCCCAGCGCCAAGCACCTGATCGGGCAGGACGAGCTGGGCCGCGACCTGCTGTCCCGCATCATCTACGGCAGCCGCGTGAGCCTGATGGTCGGCTTCGCGGTGGCGTTCATCAGTATCTTCATCGGCACGCTGATGGGCCTGCTCGCCGGGTTCTTCGGCGGGCGCACGGACACCCTCATCAGCCGCTTCATCGAGATCATGCTGAGCCTGCCGGGCATTCCGCTGCAGCTGGTCATCAGTGGTCTGTTCGTGAGCAGCGACGCGCCGTTCATTCAGAACCTCCGCTCGAACCTCGGCGCGACCAGCAGCGTCGTAATCATCATCAGCATCTTCTCGCTGCTCGGCTGGATGGGCACGGCCCGCCTGGTGCGCGGGGAGGTGCTGCGCCTGAAGAACCTGGAGTACGTGGACGCCGCGCGCGCGCTGGGCGCGTCGAACAACCGCATCATGTGGCGGCACCTCGTCCCGAACCTGTTCGCGATCATCATCGTGCAGGCGACCATCGACGTGGGCGCCGCGATTCTGGGTGAGGCAGCGCTGTCGTTCCTGGGCTTCGGGATTCAGCCGCCGGTGTCCACGTGGGGGAACATGCTCAGCAACGCGCAGGAGGTGGTGCTGCAGTACCCGTGGATTCCGTTCTACCCGGGCCTGGCAATCCTGCTGACGGTGCTGTCGTTCAACTTCCTGGGGGACGGCCTGCGGGACGCCTTCGACCCGCGCAGCCGCCTCTGA
- the ruvC gene encoding crossover junction endodeoxyribonuclease RuvC, with product MIVLGIDPGLANLGIGVVDGDARKARHLHSVCLFTASAWELPRRLRYLHEEVSRLIEVFEPEAVAIEEQYLRKQADVAFKVGQAFGVVQLACAQADIPIYTYGPMQVKQTIVGTGRADKEQVIYMVKATLGIRDIMNDHAADALALAMTHLAHSGVRAALRAAR from the coding sequence ATGATTGTCCTCGGCATTGACCCCGGCCTCGCGAATCTCGGGATTGGTGTGGTGGACGGCGACGCCCGCAAAGCCCGGCACCTGCACAGCGTGTGCCTGTTTACCGCCAGCGCGTGGGAACTCCCGCGCCGCCTCCGGTACCTCCACGAGGAGGTGAGCCGCCTGATTGAGGTGTTCGAGCCCGAAGCGGTCGCCATCGAGGAGCAGTACCTACGCAAGCAGGCGGACGTGGCGTTCAAGGTGGGGCAGGCGTTCGGCGTGGTGCAGCTGGCGTGCGCGCAGGCGGACATCCCGATTTACACGTACGGGCCGATGCAGGTGAAGCAGACGATTGTCGGCACGGGTCGCGCGGACAAGGAGCAGGTCATCTATATGGTGAAGGCGACGCTGGGCATCCGCGACATCATGAATGACCACGCGGCGGACGCGCTGGCCCTGGCCATGACGCACCTCGCGCACAGTGGCGTCCGCGCGGCGCTGCGCGCGGCCCGCTGA
- a CDS encoding ABC transporter permease: MFNYILRRIVQMIPLLLVISFIIYGLTALQPGDPVDRLAFGDPNITPEDVARLRAAYGLDQPIYERYLHWLGQVLHGNFGYSQDFNIPAVEFVFQQRMPNTLLLTVPALILSTLIAVPLGIYSAVRQYSAMDYGMTFLSFIAFSTPVFWIGAMALYLFAVYLPGVTNGAVALPPGGLGGDVPPEAGWFAVALDKVKYLVLPLCILMLREVAATTRFMRASMLEVLNQDFIRTARAKGLPGRRVLYKHALRNAMVPILTIMGLSIPGLFGGAVITETVFSWPGMGKAILDALVSKDFNVVMVALMLLSVLTVVFQLITDLTYALVDPRIRYS, from the coding sequence ATGTTCAACTACATCCTGCGGCGCATCGTGCAGATGATCCCGCTGCTGCTGGTCATCAGCTTCATTATCTACGGCCTGACCGCCCTGCAACCCGGCGATCCGGTGGACCGCCTCGCGTTCGGCGACCCGAACATCACGCCCGAGGACGTCGCGCGCCTGCGCGCCGCGTACGGCCTCGACCAGCCGATCTACGAGCGTTACCTGCACTGGCTCGGGCAGGTGCTGCACGGCAACTTCGGGTACTCGCAGGACTTCAACATTCCCGCGGTGGAGTTCGTGTTCCAGCAGCGCATGCCGAACACGCTGCTGCTCACCGTGCCCGCGCTGATTCTCAGCACCCTGATCGCCGTGCCGCTCGGCATCTACTCGGCGGTGCGGCAGTACAGCGCCATGGATTACGGCATGACGTTCCTGAGCTTTATTGCGTTCAGCACGCCGGTGTTCTGGATTGGCGCCATGGCGCTGTACCTGTTCGCGGTGTACCTGCCGGGCGTCACGAACGGCGCGGTCGCGTTGCCGCCGGGCGGGCTGGGCGGCGACGTGCCGCCCGAGGCAGGGTGGTTTGCCGTGGCGCTCGACAAGGTGAAGTACCTCGTGCTGCCGCTGTGCATCCTGATGCTCCGCGAGGTCGCCGCGACGACGCGGTTCATGCGCGCCAGCATGCTGGAGGTCCTCAATCAGGACTTCATCCGCACGGCGCGCGCCAAGGGCCTGCCGGGCCGCCGGGTGTTGTACAAGCACGCGCTGCGCAACGCCATGGTCCCCATCCTGACGATCATGGGCCTGAGCATCCCTGGCCTGTTCGGCGGGGCGGTCATCACCGAGACGGTGTTCTCGTGGCCGGGCATGGGGAAAGCCATCCTGGACGCGCTCGTGAGCAAGGACTTCAACGTCGTGATGGTCGCGCTGATGCTGCTGTCGGTGCTGACCGTCGTCTTCCAACTCATCACTGACCTGACGTATGCGCTGGTGGACCCGCGCATCCGGTACTCGTGA
- a CDS encoding peptide ABC transporter substrate-binding protein, which translates to MAWKRTILVSALLLGAVAYAGPANNSLVVGTSQEPPNIYDPWNTNNLAIASEINGFMGASLIAPDDDGDLYAEIATTVPTLANGGYKIVKNAAGDVVRNSMTYSIRKDAKWSDGKPITIADFQFWLKVQNDDRVPVPSRTPWDRAKITPVDADTFTVTFEPPYLFADQTGPSAAPSHVMSAAWNAFDNATKNQKDAKVVSEEWKKFISSFTTARNLPKVVAGPFRPTAWRPGNSLTMVRNPNYWRTPKGGDDKYVQTVTYRFIPNTNTLKVNVLSGQLDAISAVSLTFDQALDLQRSERNKFKTYFVPGAIWEHIDVNARSPKAKDLDLDDPRMRQALLMSIDRDALVKALFQGKQAVSNSWVNPISKLYKKNVRDYNLNVTQAKALFADLGWKPGSDGILTKNGKKLSLSFSTTAGNTTRERVQQILQDQWKKVGVQVNIQNYPSSVFFGPDMLSKGQEGKWDLAMYAWTGNPVFEEGNLFKGEGVPTAANGYAGQNYAGWNNADFNKLQKQAQSEFDLAERIKLFDRMQTIWSSEVPSLPLYYRVNPYTKVNGLLNYTFSAYTLYPSWNAYQIGWASRGAAEVNKQK; encoded by the coding sequence ATGGCGTGGAAAAGAACCATCCTGGTTTCGGCCCTTCTGCTCGGCGCGGTCGCGTATGCTGGCCCGGCCAACAACAGCCTCGTGGTCGGCACGTCGCAAGAGCCGCCGAACATCTATGACCCGTGGAACACCAACAACCTCGCCATTGCCAGCGAAATCAACGGCTTCATGGGCGCCAGCCTGATCGCCCCGGACGACGACGGCGACCTGTACGCCGAAATCGCCACGACTGTCCCCACCCTCGCCAACGGCGGGTACAAGATCGTCAAGAACGCCGCGGGCGACGTTGTGCGCAACAGCATGACGTACAGCATCCGCAAGGACGCCAAGTGGAGCGACGGCAAACCCATCACCATCGCGGACTTCCAGTTCTGGCTGAAAGTCCAGAACGACGACCGCGTGCCCGTGCCCAGCCGCACCCCCTGGGACCGCGCGAAGATCACGCCCGTCGACGCGGACACCTTCACCGTCACGTTCGAGCCGCCGTACCTCTTCGCCGACCAGACCGGCCCGAGCGCCGCGCCGTCGCACGTCATGAGCGCTGCGTGGAACGCGTTCGACAACGCCACCAAGAACCAAAAGGACGCCAAGGTCGTCAGTGAGGAATGGAAGAAGTTCATTTCCTCGTTTACGACCGCCCGGAACCTCCCGAAAGTCGTCGCGGGTCCGTTCCGCCCGACCGCGTGGCGTCCCGGCAACAGCCTCACCATGGTGCGCAACCCGAACTACTGGCGCACCCCCAAGGGCGGCGACGACAAGTACGTGCAGACGGTCACGTACCGCTTCATCCCGAACACCAACACCCTGAAGGTCAACGTCCTGTCCGGGCAGCTCGACGCGATCAGCGCCGTCAGCCTCACCTTCGACCAGGCGCTCGACCTGCAGCGCAGCGAACGCAACAAGTTCAAGACGTACTTCGTGCCGGGCGCCATCTGGGAACACATTGACGTGAACGCCCGCAGCCCCAAGGCGAAGGACCTCGACCTCGACGACCCGCGCATGCGGCAGGCGCTCCTGATGAGCATCGACCGCGACGCGCTCGTCAAGGCGCTGTTCCAGGGCAAACAGGCCGTGTCGAACAGCTGGGTGAACCCCATCAGCAAGCTCTACAAGAAGAACGTCCGCGACTACAACCTGAACGTCACGCAGGCCAAGGCGCTGTTCGCGGACCTCGGCTGGAAGCCCGGCAGTGACGGCATCCTCACCAAGAACGGCAAGAAGCTGAGCCTCAGCTTCAGCACCACCGCCGGGAACACCACCCGCGAGCGCGTGCAGCAGATCCTGCAGGACCAGTGGAAGAAGGTCGGCGTGCAGGTCAACATCCAGAACTACCCGTCCAGCGTGTTCTTCGGGCCGGACATGCTCAGCAAGGGGCAGGAAGGCAAATGGGACCTCGCCATGTACGCCTGGACCGGCAACCCCGTGTTCGAGGAAGGCAACCTCTTCAAGGGCGAGGGCGTCCCCACCGCCGCCAACGGGTACGCCGGGCAGAACTACGCCGGCTGGAACAACGCCGACTTCAACAAACTCCAGAAGCAGGCGCAGTCCGAGTTCGACCTCGCGGAACGCATCAAGCTCTTTGACCGCATGCAGACCATCTGGAGCAGCGAAGTGCCGTCGCTGCCGCTGTACTACCGCGTGAACCCGTACACCAAGGTGAACGGCCTGCTGAACTACACCTTCAGCGCGTACACCCTGTACCCCAGCTGGAACGCCTACCAGATCGGCTGGGCGAGCCGCGGCGCGGCCGAGGTCAACAAGCAGAAGTGA
- the moaD gene encoding molybdopterin converting factor subunit 1: MHITVILFARLRREAGLETLHLELPPGATARDAAHAVETQHHLSLRGCMIAVNETYATPDTPLSDHDEVAFLPPVAGGAPDDTDDEVHVTAAPLALAEADAFLVRAPYGAQAYFVGTVRSPNQGQDILYIDYEAYAPMAERIMRDALKRARTRHDIGRAYIAHRVGRLKPGEASILIGVASAHRRVALEACDFLIEHLKVHIPVWKLEVTASGERWVDGQTPTTTL, from the coding sequence TGTTCGCGCGCCTGCGCCGCGAAGCGGGTCTAGAAACCCTGCACCTCGAACTGCCCCCCGGCGCCACCGCCCGTGACGCTGCGCACGCCGTCGAAACGCAGCACCACCTCAGCCTGCGCGGCTGCATGATCGCCGTGAACGAAACGTACGCCACGCCCGACACCCCCCTGAGCGACCACGACGAAGTGGCCTTCCTCCCCCCCGTCGCTGGAGGCGCCCCCGACGACACGGACGACGAGGTGCATGTCACTGCCGCCCCGCTCGCCCTCGCAGAAGCCGACGCCTTTCTCGTGCGCGCGCCCTACGGGGCGCAGGCCTACTTCGTGGGCACCGTCCGCTCCCCCAACCAGGGCCAGGACATCCTGTATATCGACTACGAAGCGTACGCCCCCATGGCCGAACGCATCATGCGGGACGCCCTCAAGCGAGCCCGGACACGCCACGACATCGGCCGCGCCTACATCGCGCACCGCGTGGGCCGCCTGAAACCCGGCGAAGCCAGCATCCTGATCGGCGTGGCCAGCGCGCACCGCCGCGTCGCCCTTGAAGCGTGCGACTTCCTGATCGAACACCTCAAGGTGCACATCCCCGTGTGGAAGCTGGAGGTCACCGCTTCCGGCGAACGCTGGGTGGACGGCCAGACCCCCACCACCACCCTCTGA